The segment CTGCTGAACAGCGATCGCTGTGGCATCAGCATTTACCAAATCTCACAAATCAACTAGCTCCTTTGGTTTCGCAGTTTAATCTCTCTCCTGATGCGATCGAGACAGCTTGTCTGCAAGTTCAATCTCTGCCCATCACCTCGAGTGATGAGTTAGCAAGCAACCTTTGGCAAACTTGCCGAGAACAAGCCCGCCCGCGTTTAGATGAACTAGCTCAGCGCATTTCAAGTTCGATGGGTTGGGAAGATCTAGTACTTCCCGACAAAGAACAGCAAACCTTGCACGAGTTAATTGCTCATGTGAAACAGCGATCGCGTGTTTATGAAACTTGGGGATTCGGCAGTAAAAGTGCGCGCGGCTTAGGAATTACTGCCTTGTTTTCTGGAGCCAGTGGAACAGGTAAAACAACAGCCGCAGAAGTCATTGCTCACGAATTGCAGCTTGATCTCTATCGAATTGACCTCAGTACGATTGTGAGTAAATACATTGGCGAAACTGAGAAAAACTTGCGCCGTATTTTTGATGCGGCTGAAGCAGGGGGCGTAGTTTTGCTGTTTGATGAGGCAGATTCATTATTTGGCAAGCGGAGTGAAGTCAAAGATAGCCGCGATCGCTATGCGAACTTAGAAGTTAGCTACCTTTTGCAACGCATGGAATCATATCGCGGACTAGCAATTTTGACGACGAACTTGAAAGCCTCGATCGATCCTGCTTTCTTACGGCGCATTCGATTTGTAGTTCCGTTTTCTTTTCCAGATCAGCAACAGCGAACAGAAATTTGGCGCAGAGTTTTTCCTAAAGATACACCGACTGAAAATCTAGATTTCGACAAGCTCGCCCGCTTAGGAGTCGCAGGTGGAAACATTCGCAATATTGCCGTTAATGCAGCCTTTATTGCAGCAGATGCAGATGAGGCAGTACAAATGAAGCACATTCTGGCAGCGGCTCGCAACGAATATGTCAAACTAGAGCGACCTTTAACCGATGCAGAAACACGGGGATGGGTGTGAAGGCTGAAAAGATTTCCCAACCAGCCCTGAGC is part of the Leptolyngbya boryana PCC 6306 genome and harbors:
- a CDS encoding ATP-binding protein, with amino-acid sequence MTSLTSWAELNQQYLQTAIAHVRQQLKQDPTLFEPVAFSPEAPPALVTLCRMFRLSEYERDLLVLCAGMEFDGEWATLCATVQNDAQKPYPTLSLALATLADPHWSALAPDSPLRYWHLIEIGAGNALTQSPIRIDERILHYLIGLPQQDERLAGCITPVASDAIALVESHQRIVKQSYQSWIQFAQKQSLKQLPVIQLCGQDRISLQAIALAIAARSQLNLFEIAIDTLPTDIAQFHLLMRLCEREYLLSQAAFWIDCTLESDLNSTQASLLSRLIDQLAAPVIVATSDRRRQRQRRYLSFDVDLPSPAEQRSLWHQHLPNLTNQLAPLVSQFNLSPDAIETACLQVQSLPITSSDELASNLWQTCREQARPRLDELAQRISSSMGWEDLVLPDKEQQTLHELIAHVKQRSRVYETWGFGSKSARGLGITALFSGASGTGKTTAAEVIAHELQLDLYRIDLSTIVSKYIGETEKNLRRIFDAAEAGGVVLLFDEADSLFGKRSEVKDSRDRYANLEVSYLLQRMESYRGLAILTTNLKASIDPAFLRRIRFVVPFSFPDQQQRTEIWRRVFPKDTPTENLDFDKLARLGVAGGNIRNIAVNAAFIAADADEAVQMKHILAAARNEYVKLERPLTDAETRGWV